In Deinococcus irradiatisoli, the genomic stretch CTGGAAACCCTGGCCGGCGACGCCCAGGCCCTGCCCAAGTACCAGAACAAACCCAGCGTCTGGATTCTGAGCGGCATGCAGGACGGACCGCTGCTGCCGGGCGGCGAGGCGATGCTGCTGCTGTACACCGCCCGCTATGACAGCCCGCTGGTGGGCTTCAATCAGGGCGCCTACAACGTGCAGGGCGGCGCCGGCGGCAGCAAGGTGGTGCTGGGCCTGCCGGCCGGTACGCCCGGCGTGGCCGTGGCCGCCCCGACGCCAAGCGCCGGGAACACCGGCACGCCTTCCAGTCCTCCGACCGGCGCTTCGTCGACCGGCACGCCGAGAAACCCCAGCGGCGCGGCCCCGGCTCCCACCGCCCCCAACCCGACCACCCCGAGCGCAGCGGCTCCTCAGCAGCCTTCGCCGGCGGCGCCTGCCACACCAGCGTCGTCCACTCCTCCCGCCTCCCCCACCACCGACGCCTCGCCCACCCCGGCGGCCAGCGCACCCGCCACCCTGCCACCTGGCCAGATGACGCTGGAAGCTTTTCGCCAGGCGGTGCTCTCGGCGCGCTCGAAGGCGGGCAAATGAAGCGCCTGACGCTGTGGCTGTGCGCCGCGCTGACGTTTGCCTCGGCGCAGGCGGCCAGCTTTGCCAGCGTGCCGCTGCGCCCCGAGGGCGAGGCGCTGCGGCGCGAAGTGCTCTCGGCCCTCGCGGCGCTGAGCGCTTCGGATTTTCCCGTGACGCTCGACGAGAGCGCCCAGGCGGCGGGATCGGTGCTGGTGCTGGGCGGCAGCGTGCCGTTCAACCCCGACGAGTCCTCGCGCACCCTGACGGTGGGCGGCGTGCGGCGCACCGAATTCAATCCGCAGGGGCCGGTGCCGCTCGCCGAGGCGGTGCGCGCCGAGATCGGCAGCCTGCTGGGGCTAAGCGAGTTCACCCCGCAGGCCGCCCGGCGCAAGCTCAGCGGCGCCGATATCAACGGCGACGGCAAGGTCGATTTGAGCGATCTGGCGCTCCTGATGGGCAACTACGGCAAAACTGGCGGCGGCTTGCCGGGTGACCTCAACCGGGACGGCCGGGTGGACGAGAGCGACATTCGCCTCTTCACCGACGAGTACCGGATTCCCTGAGAGGAAAAGCCAATGCCCGAAGATTCCGAGTTCATCCGGCCCGCCCCCACCTCCGGCGACGCGGCCGACCCCACCATGGACCTGCAGGACTTCCTGAAGATGGCCGGCCTGGTCGACACCGGCGGCGAGGCCAAGTTCCGCATCCAGAACGGCGAGGTCAAGCTCAACGGCGAGGTCGAGACGCGACGCCGCAAGAAACTCCGGCCCGGCGACGTGGTGGAAATCTACGGCGCGGCGTATCCGGTGAAGTGGTGAGCTGGCAAGCCGAACTGGAAAACTTCCGCGCCCGCAAGGACGCCTATTTCCGCAGCGGACGCGGCCCGCTGGAAGACGTGCAGGGGTTCGCGGGTCTGAGCTACTTTCCGCCGGACCCGGCCTGGAACCTGCAGCTCACGGTCGAGCGCCTGCCGGCCGAAGTCGTCGAGTTGCCGACCACCACGCCGGATCAGTCGCAGCGCTTCGTGAGCTGGGGCGCGGTGACCCTGCCCGGCGGCGAACGGCTGACCTTGTACGCCCGCGAGGGCGACGATCATCCTGCGGCGCTGTTCTTGCCCTTCCGAGACGCGACGAGCGGAAAAACCACCTACGGCGCGGGCCGTTACCTCGACGCGCCGCTCTCGGGCGAGACGGTCAGGCTGGATTTCAACCGCGCCTATCATCCCTACTGCGCTTACACCCCGGCCTGGACCTGCCCGCTGCCGCCGGCCGCGAACTGGCTCGGCCGAGCGGTGGAAGCCGGAGAAAGACTCAGCGGGTGAGCACGGCGTAGTACAGCTGCGTCACGCCGCTGGCTTGCAGAGCGTCGCGGCAGGCCATCAGCGTGGCAGACGTGGTCAGCACGTCGTCCACGAGCAGCAGCGGCTGAGGTAGCGCTTCACCGCCCCGCGCCTCAAAGACCCCCTCCAAATTGCGCCGCCTCTCCTCGCCGCTGAGCCGGGCCTGCTGAGCGACCTGGCGGGTACGGCGCAGGCTGTCGAGATACGGCAGACCGAGTTCGGCGGCCAGACAGCGGGCCAGCACCTCGGCGTGGTTGAAGTGGCGCTGACGCTGCCGGGCCGGGTGCATCGGCACCGCGCTCACCGCCCGCAGCTGCCACTCGCCGGGCACGCCCCGCGCCAGGGCCGCGCCCAGCACCTGCGCCAGGTCGCGGTGGCCGGTGTACTTGAGTTCGCGGGCAGCCCGGCGCAGCGCGCCGTGATGGCGGCCCAGCACCACCAGGTGCGGCGTGACCTCGGCGCTCAGCAGCGAATGACGCTCGGCGCGGGGGCTCAGCTGGGCGCGGCACGACTGGCACAGCCCTGCTTCCCGCCCCAGTCCCTCGCCGCAGCCGGGACACGGCCGGGGCAGCAGGGCGCGCAGAACGCTCATCACCCGCCGGAACCGGGCGAACTCAGTTCGTCGATAAACAGCGGCACGCGCTCGGCCTCGATGCAGGCCCAGGCCGCGTCCAGGCCATGCGGATGGTTCTGGAAGGCGGCCAGCGCCAGACAGGCGTGGTGGTGGCGGATCACCTGCCGCACGCCGAGGACGCCCAGCCGCCGCTGTTCGGCTTCGCTGAGCAGCGCCGCAAAAGCGTCGGGCCGCTCCAGCGCCGGGTGGCCGCCCTGGCGGATGGCGGCGCGCAGAAAGTCGGCCATCTGGGCCGGGTTGTGCCAGAAGCCGAACAGCAGCTTGTCGGTCAGGGTTTCCAGCCGCATCAGGGTGCCGGGCGGACAGGCGCGGGAAATCATCTGACGGGCCAGGGCCTGACGCTCGTTGCGGGCCAGGCCGTAGGCGGCCAGCGAGAGCTGCGCCTCGGCGGGACTGAGCGCGCCGCCCAGCGCCCGCCGCAGCCGGTAGGCCAGCACATACTGCTGGTATTCGAGCAGCAGTTCGCTGACCGGGACTTGAGGCGTGCGGATCACGCCGCAAAGTGTAGGCTGCCGCCCGCACCAACACCGTGATAAAGGGTGCAGGCCCGCGCCTTTCCCCGACGCCCCGCTATCCTCGTTTCATGTTGCCGCTGCCGCCCGCCCAGCCCGGTGAACCCCAGCATGCCCGCGTGGCCCGGGCGCTGCGGGAAGGCGTGCGCGTCGGGGCGCTGGCTCCCGGCGAGCGGCTTCCCGGCAGCCGCGAACTCTCGCGGCACTGGCAGGTGGCCCGCAACACCGTCATCGACGCGCTCGAACAGCTCCAAGCCGAGGGGTACCTCGAACTTCGCCGGCGCAGCGGCACGTATGTGGCGCCGCTGCTCCCCGCTCCGGACAGCTCGGCGCCGCTCCGGGCGCCGCCGCTGCACCTCAGCGCCTGGGCCCGCCGCGCCCTGGAAGGCCACGACGAGGCCGCCGCGCCGGAAGCGCCGCCCCTGATCGATTTCCGGCTGGGCCGCCACCCCAGCGGTCTGTTTCCCTCGGCGCAGTGGGCGCAGGCGCTCTCCAGGCACGCCTACGACGCGTCCAGCTCGCCGCCGGACCCGCGCGGCCCGCTGGTGACCCGTCTGGCGCTGTGCGAGTGGCTGCGGCGCGAACGCGGCGCCCAGGTCACGCCCGAGATGCTGCTGCTGACCGGCGGCGCCCAGGAAGCGCTCGACGCCCTCTCGCGCCTGATGCTCGAAGCGGGGCGGGTGGTGGCCGCCGAGGACCCCGGCTACCCCGGCGCGCGGGCGGCGTTTCAGGCCACCGGCGCCGCGCTGTGGCCGCTGGAGGTCGACGATCAGGGGGTGCGGGTAGACGACCTGCCCCCGCAGGCGGTGGCCGCCTACCTGACGCCCGGCACCCAGTTTCCCACTGGCGTGACGCTCTCGGCCGCGAGGCGCTCGGCCCTGCTGGCGTGGTCGCGGCGCAGCGGCGCCTGGCTGATCGAGGACGACTACGCCGCCGACCTGCACTACGCCGCGCGCCCGCCCGCCTCGCTGCAAGGGCAGGCGCCCGAGCGGGTGCTGCTGCTGGGCACCTTCAGCCAGAGCCTGGCCCCGGCCCTGCGAAGCGGGTATCTGGCCGCGCCCGAAAGCGTCATCGAGGTGCTGACGCGCACCCGCCCGGTGACCCAGCGCACCCCGCCCACCCTGGACGCGCTGGCGCTGGCCGAATTTCTCTCGGGCGGCGGCTACGCCAAGCACCTGCGCCGCGCCCGCAGCGAACTGCGCCGCCGCCACGACGCGCTGATCGCGGCGCTGAACCGCTTCCTGCCGGCCTTCGAGCCGCGCCCGGTGGCGGCCGGATCGCAGCTGTACCTGCCGCTGCCCGGCGGCTGGTCGGAACGTGAGGTTCAGCGCCGCGCCGCACGGGCCGGGGTGGCCCTGAGCGTCGGCAGCGAGTACCGCCTGCGCCCCGGCGAGGCCGCCGTGCTGCTGGCCTTCGCCCACCTCAGCCCCGAAGCGATCCGGCAGGGCATCGAGCGCCTGGCCGCCGCCCTGGCGCCGGGGTCGCGCGGCCGCTGAAGCTAGGGGTCGCCCCGCCCACATTCAGGTTCAGCTGCCGTCAGATCGGCGTGACATTGGCCTCGGCAGGATGAACGCCATGCCTCACCTCCTGCGCACTGCCGCCGCCCTGCTGACTTTTTCCCTCTCGCTGGCGGCGGCCCAGACCGCGCCGCTGAACGTCGGCATCGCGCTGGACACCGGCGGAAAAAACGACCGCTCGTTCAACCAGGCGGCCTGGAGCGGCGCGCAGAAAGCCGCCAAGGAATTCGGCGTCAAGGTCAGCCTGTTCAGCCCCACCGAATCGGCCCAGGGTGTGACCAGCCGCGGCGCCGAGCCGCTGGCGAAGGCCGGGGCCAATCTGGTGATCGGCGTCGGTTTTGCCAACAAAGACAGCATCGAGGAAGCCGCCCGCAACCACAGTCAGGCCAAGTTCGCCGTGGTCGACGACCTGCCCACCGGCGCCAACACCGTGGGCCTGCGCTTTCGCGAACAGGAAGGCTCGTTCATGGTGGGCTACATTGCCGGCAAAACCAGCAGCACCGGCATCGTCGGCTTCGTGGGCGGCCAGGACGTGCCACTGATTCACAAGTTCGAGGCCGGTTTCGCCGCCGGCGTGAAGTTCATCTGCCCCAACTGTAAGGTGATCGCCGCCTACACCGGCAAGACCCCGGCGGCCTGGAACGATCCGGCGACGGCCGGCAAGCTGGCCACCTCGATGCAAAAGCGCGGCGCGGACATCATCTTCGCGGCGGCCGGTGGCAGCGGCGCGGGCGTGGTGGCACAGGTCAACGCCGCGCAGTGCCTCAAGGCCAGCGCCCTGCCCAAGGGCGTCACCTTCGGCTCCGATTTGTTCGCCAAGGTGCCCAAGAGCGCGGCCTACCAGAAAAGCTGCGCCGGTGACGCCCGGCCCACCTTCTTCATCGGGGTGGACAGCAACCAGAACTACCTCGGCGACGACGACCACAACCCCGCCACCCTCAACCACGGCCTGACCAGCATGGTCAAGCGGGTGGACAACGTGGTGTACAGCTTGATCCGGGACGTGGTGCAAAAGCAGCCCTGGCGCACCGGCGATCAGAGCTACGGCCTGGAAAACGGCGGGGTCGGCTACGCGCTCGACAGCTACAACCGCGCCCTGATCAGCCCCCAGCTCGAGGGTTTGCTGACCAAGGTGCAGCGCCTGATCGTCTTCCGGTCGATCAGCGTGCCGGTCAAGTAAACTCGCGCTCCAGCCACGCCGCCTGCCCACCTTCCGCCGTCAGAATCTGGCCCGCCTGCGTCAGGAAGCGCTGGCGGGCCGCCTCGGCGTCCGCGCGGCTCACGCCGTAGGCTTCAGGCTCGGCCAGCACCGACTGCAGGGTTTCGAGCACCTTGACCTGCGGCAGCTGCCGCTCGCCCACCCTCATGTCCGAGCGGTAATTCACCAGATAATCCAGCGCGAAAAACGCCGGCTCGGTGACGCAGCCGCCCAGATACGGCACGGTGTTGGGCAGGGAAAAGGTAATCGCTGGCGTGGTCATGCCCGTACTGTAGCGGCTTCCCCGAGCGGGCCTTAGACTTGGCGCATGGACACCGCCAAGTCGCCCGCTTCCGCCCCGCCGGTCGAGGGAGGGCGCCCGGCCATCACGCTGGCGCAGCTGCGGCTCTTCACGGCGGTGGTGGACGAGGGCAGTTTCTCGGCGGCGGCGGCGGCGCTGGGCATGTCGCAAAGCAGCCTCAGCGAGGGGGTGCGGGCGCTGGAAGCGGCGCTGGGCCAGAGCGTCCTCTTGCGCACCCGCAGCGGCGTGAGCCTGACACCCACCGGCCAGCGGGTGATCGGCCACGCCCGCGACGCCCTGATGGCGGTGCAGGACCTGCACCTCTCGGCCGACCCGGCGCGCACCCTCAGTGGCCAGCTGATCGTGGCGACCTACCGCAGCATCGGTCAGCAGCTGCTGGCCCCGGCACTGGCCCGGCTGCATACCCGCCACCCGGAGCTGCACATCCGCATCATCGACGCCGGGCGCGACGGTCAGGGCGGGCAGCGCTTCGTGCGCAGCGGCGAAGCCGACGTGGGCCTCATCGAAGCGCCGGACGAAGCGGGGCTGCTGTTCGAAGCGTTGCTGCACGATCCGTACGTGGCGGTGGTGCCGGCCGGGCAGGCCGGAACGCTGACCTGGGAGCGCCTCAAGAGCCAGCCGCTGCTGCTGCCGCCGCTCAGCGGCCCGGCCTACCGTCCGGTGCTCGACTTTCTCAGGCGCCACCAGGCCCTCAGTGCCAACATCACCGAGGTCGACGAGGACGACGTGATTCTCTCGATGGTGGAATACGGCCTGGGCATCACCATCTTTCCGCGGCTGGCGCTCGGCGGCCTCAAGCCCTCGCTCAGCGTCGCCGCGCTGCCTGAACCGCTCGAACGGGTGATCGGTCTGGTGATCAGGCCGGGGCGGGCCACCCTGCCGCACGTCCAGGCACTCACCGAGGCGGTGCGCGCCCAGGTCGGGGAGCGCCCGAAGCGTCAAGGGTCCTAGCCGGGCTGCTCGGCTGGGTCGTCGCCGTAGAGGTACCCCAGGTCCAGCACCTGTTCCAGAAACAAGCGCACCAGGGCCGGATCGAAGGCCCGGCCCGATTCGCGGATCAGAAATTCGCCGGCGGCGGCGGGGGTCCAAGCGTGCTTGTAGGAGCGGTCGCTGGTCAGCGCGTCGAACACGTCGGCGATCATCACGATGCGGGCCGACACCGGAATGCGCTCCTGGTTCAGCCCCGCCGGATAGCCCTGGCCGTCCCAGCGCTCATGGTGGTGCAGCACCGCCTGCCGGGCGGCGTCCGGCAGAAATTCGAGGCGCTCCAGAATCTCCGCGCCCCAGACCGGGTGCTGCACCACCACGTCGAATTCCTCGGCGCTCAGTGGTCCGCGCTTGCCGAGGATGTCGCTCGGCACCCGCGCTTTGCCCACGTCGTGCAGCGCCGCGCCCCAGCGCACCGAGCGCAGTTCGTGCTCGTCGAGCCCGTAGACCTCGCCGAGCCGGGTGGCGTAGGCCACCATCCGAATCACGTGCTGGCCCTGCACCGCGTCGAGGGTGGTGCCCAGGCAGGCGATGGTCTGTTCCAGCGCTTCCTCGGCGCGGCGCAACCGCTCGCTGCGCTCGTACGCTTCGCGCGCGGCCTGGCCCGGCAGTTCCAGCGTGCCGGCGGTGCGCTCGCCCCGGCGCTGCCAGACCACCCGCACCCGCCGCGACAAGCCGCCGCGCCCGATCGAGGCTTCCTCGCACACGCCGCTTTCGGCATACAGGCCCCGGGGGTGCGAAGCGGGCAACTTCAGAAACTGGTGCAGCGGGCGGCCCAGCACATGCTCGGGCAGCAGGCCGGTGACGCCCTGCCAATTGCCGCCGAGACGCACCAGCATGCCGGCCTTGTCAAGCAGGAACAGCGCCGACGGCTGGCAGGCCAGCAGCTCGGCGTCGTCGGGCGCGGTTTCGGGTGCCGCTTCCTCGATCAGGGGGCGCGGCAAAGGCGCGACCTGCTCGGCCGTTTCGAGGTAATCGTGGAAGGGAAACCGGCGAAAAGGCCCGCTCAACCCACACCACGCCCCGGGGCCGGTGTGTTTGGTCGGGCAGAACAGACATTCACGCTCCTCATTCTACGTGAAAGCATTGTCCCGACGCGATACCCACCACATTTGGGGTGGGCGGCGGTGTTCCCGGCGGCTTAAACGAATTGGCGTTCCGGGTACGCTAAGCCGTTAGAGTGAAGGCATGCTGAGGGTGCTGTTCGTGGGAGACGTGTACGGCAAACCCGGCCGCCGGGTGCTGGCGGCCGAATTGCCGCGCCTGCGCGCCCAGGCCGATTTCGTGATCGTCAACGGTGAGAACGCCGCCGGGGGCTTCGGGCTCAACCGCGAAGCGTTCGAGCTGATGCTGAATGCCGGGGCGGGCGCCGTGACGCTGGGCAACCACGCCTGGCACCACAAGGACGTCTATAGCCTGCTCGACCACCCACAACTCGTTCGCCCGCTGAACCTGCCGCCCGGCACGCCGGGCCAGGGCTGGCGCACCTTCGAGGTGGGCGGGCAGCGCCTGACGGTGGTGAACGCACTGGGCCGGGTGTTCATGGACGCGGCGCACAACCCGTTTCTGGCACTCGACGACCTGCTTCAGCGGCCGGACCTGGGCTCGGTGTTCGTGGACTTCCACGCCGAGGCCACCAGCGAGAAGGCCGCGCTGGGGTGGTACCTCGACGGGCGGGTGGCCGCCGTGATCGGCACCCACACCCACGTGCCGACCGCCGACAGCCGCATCCTGCCGCGCGGCACCGCCTTCCAGACCGACGCGGGCTTTACCGGCCCGCTGCACAGCATCATCGGCGCCGATCCCGAAGGCCCGCTGCAAAAATTCGTCACCGAGCGCCCGCACCGCTTCGGCGTCAAGGAGGGACCGGCCGAACTCAACGGGGTGTGGCTGGACATCGAACACAACGCCGCCCTGCGCATCGAGCGCTACCACTTCGAAGAAGCGCGGACCTGAGCCGCCGAGCAACGATCTCCGCTTTCATTCCTGCAGGGAGGAACCACCATGGGCATTCGTGAAGACGTGAATCTGCTGGGGCGCACGCTGGGACAGGTGCTGCGTGAACAGGAAGGCGAGGATTTTTACAACCTGG encodes the following:
- a CDS encoding RNA-binding S4 domain-containing protein, with product MPEDSEFIRPAPTSGDAADPTMDLQDFLKMAGLVDTGGEAKFRIQNGEVKLNGEVETRRRKKLRPGDVVEIYGAAYPVKW
- a CDS encoding DUF1684 domain-containing protein → MSWQAELENFRARKDAYFRSGRGPLEDVQGFAGLSYFPPDPAWNLQLTVERLPAEVVELPTTTPDQSQRFVSWGAVTLPGGERLTLYAREGDDHPAALFLPFRDATSGKTTYGAGRYLDAPLSGETVRLDFNRAYHPYCAYTPAWTCPLPPAANWLGRAVEAGERLSG
- a CDS encoding ComF family protein; translated protein: MSVLRALLPRPCPGCGEGLGREAGLCQSCRAQLSPRAERHSLLSAEVTPHLVVLGRHHGALRRAARELKYTGHRDLAQVLGAALARGVPGEWQLRAVSAVPMHPARQRQRHFNHAEVLARCLAAELGLPYLDSLRRTRQVAQQARLSGEERRRNLEGVFEARGGEALPQPLLLVDDVLTTSATLMACRDALQASGVTQLYYAVLTR
- a CDS encoding PLP-dependent aminotransferase family protein — encoded protein: MLPLPPAQPGEPQHARVARALREGVRVGALAPGERLPGSRELSRHWQVARNTVIDALEQLQAEGYLELRRRSGTYVAPLLPAPDSSAPLRAPPLHLSAWARRALEGHDEAAAPEAPPLIDFRLGRHPSGLFPSAQWAQALSRHAYDASSSPPDPRGPLVTRLALCEWLRRERGAQVTPEMLLLTGGAQEALDALSRLMLEAGRVVAAEDPGYPGARAAFQATGAALWPLEVDDQGVRVDDLPPQAVAAYLTPGTQFPTGVTLSAARRSALLAWSRRSGAWLIEDDYAADLHYAARPPASLQGQAPERVLLLGTFSQSLAPALRSGYLAAPESVIEVLTRTRPVTQRTPPTLDALALAEFLSGGGYAKHLRRARSELRRRHDALIAALNRFLPAFEPRPVAAGSQLYLPLPGGWSEREVQRRAARAGVALSVGSEYRLRPGEAAVLLAFAHLSPEAIRQGIERLAAALAPGSRGR
- a CDS encoding BMP family lipoprotein, producing the protein MPHLLRTAAALLTFSLSLAAAQTAPLNVGIALDTGGKNDRSFNQAAWSGAQKAAKEFGVKVSLFSPTESAQGVTSRGAEPLAKAGANLVIGVGFANKDSIEEAARNHSQAKFAVVDDLPTGANTVGLRFREQEGSFMVGYIAGKTSSTGIVGFVGGQDVPLIHKFEAGFAAGVKFICPNCKVIAAYTGKTPAAWNDPATAGKLATSMQKRGADIIFAAAGGSGAGVVAQVNAAQCLKASALPKGVTFGSDLFAKVPKSAAYQKSCAGDARPTFFIGVDSNQNYLGDDDHNPATLNHGLTSMVKRVDNVVYSLIRDVVQKQPWRTGDQSYGLENGGVGYALDSYNRALISPQLEGLLTKVQRLIVFRSISVPVK
- a CDS encoding LysR family transcriptional regulator; the encoded protein is MDTAKSPASAPPVEGGRPAITLAQLRLFTAVVDEGSFSAAAAALGMSQSSLSEGVRALEAALGQSVLLRTRSGVSLTPTGQRVIGHARDALMAVQDLHLSADPARTLSGQLIVATYRSIGQQLLAPALARLHTRHPELHIRIIDAGRDGQGGQRFVRSGEADVGLIEAPDEAGLLFEALLHDPYVAVVPAGQAGTLTWERLKSQPLLLPPLSGPAYRPVLDFLRRHQALSANITEVDEDDVILSMVEYGLGITIFPRLALGGLKPSLSVAALPEPLERVIGLVIRPGRATLPHVQALTEAVRAQVGERPKRQGS
- a CDS encoding HD-GYP domain-containing protein, with the translated sequence MSGPFRRFPFHDYLETAEQVAPLPRPLIEEAAPETAPDDAELLACQPSALFLLDKAGMLVRLGGNWQGVTGLLPEHVLGRPLHQFLKLPASHPRGLYAESGVCEEASIGRGGLSRRVRVVWQRRGERTAGTLELPGQAAREAYERSERLRRAEEALEQTIACLGTTLDAVQGQHVIRMVAYATRLGEVYGLDEHELRSVRWGAALHDVGKARVPSDILGKRGPLSAEEFDVVVQHPVWGAEILERLEFLPDAARQAVLHHHERWDGQGYPAGLNQERIPVSARIVMIADVFDALTSDRSYKHAWTPAAAGEFLIRESGRAFDPALVRLFLEQVLDLGYLYGDDPAEQPG
- a CDS encoding TIGR00282 family metallophosphoesterase, encoding MLRVLFVGDVYGKPGRRVLAAELPRLRAQADFVIVNGENAAGGFGLNREAFELMLNAGAGAVTLGNHAWHHKDVYSLLDHPQLVRPLNLPPGTPGQGWRTFEVGGQRLTVVNALGRVFMDAAHNPFLALDDLLQRPDLGSVFVDFHAEATSEKAALGWYLDGRVAAVIGTHTHVPTADSRILPRGTAFQTDAGFTGPLHSIIGADPEGPLQKFVTERPHRFGVKEGPAELNGVWLDIEHNAALRIERYHFEEART